A single window of Dendropsophus ebraccatus isolate aDenEbr1 chromosome 5, aDenEbr1.pat, whole genome shotgun sequence DNA harbors:
- the COX14 gene encoding cytochrome c oxidase assembly protein COX14: MASSKRMADLGYRMFSGTMMLLTLYGGYLCSIRAYRYFQRKEELKLAAENQTEAVIKD, encoded by the coding sequence ATGGCTTCCTCCAAGCGCATGGCGGATCTTGGTTATAGGATGTTTTCTGGAACCATGATGCTGCTCACGCTGTATGGTGGGTACCTGTGCAGTATCCGGGCGTATCGCTACTTTCAGAGAAAGGAGGAACTAAAACTGGCGGCAGAGAACCAGACAGAAGCAGTTATTAAAGACTGA